The DNA sequence GGTTCAATATCCATGGAGAACACCCGGCTGATTTCATGAACGCCGGCACCCCTTGCATTGATGACGGTTCCGCCTTTTGATCCGGCCTGTTCCGCGGCCGCAATGACATCCTCGGCTTTGCCTTTGTCGACGATGACATTAATTACATGATACTTTGCTGAATCCAAAAGCTCATCTCCTTCTCTGCTGTCACAGGCAATATTCCTGCTTCCTACGACTTCGCATACTGTGGTGGTGAACGCAATGCCGTGGTTTGGTTTATGAAACTGAAAATGGACATCCATTTCAGCCAGAATTTTGTTGGCCAGGTCCTCTTCCGCTACCAGGTAGACGATGTCTTTGCGGACATCACCCCAGCCGATGAAATCAAGAATCCGACTGTTGGCAGTACCACGTCCAAGCGCAATGGTACCGCCTTTTACGCCGTGACCGCGGGCTAACTTGAGAATCCGTTCCCCTTCTCCGTCATTGACAATAATGTGCATCAGTTCGGTGCACAAGCCCGGAACATCATGAAGCATTATTCACCGCCTCCTTCTTCGACTTGATTTTAAAGATGATGCCCAAAATTTGAAGTGCCACAATGGGCGTCATGGCCACCATGGCAATCAGCCCGAATCCATCGACCATGACATTGGCTCCCGGCACTGCCTGGGCGGCTCCCTGAGCAAAAGCCAGAATGAATGTGGCCGTCATGGGACCGGAAGCGACTCCCCCAGAGTCGAAGGCAATGCCAACGAACAGCTTGGGCGAAAGATAGGACAGGATGATCGACAGTACATAACCTGGAAGTAAATAATGCCACAGCTGCACCTGGGGAATCAAGATCCGAACAATCGACAGAGCGACTGCCAGCGCAACGCCAATGGCTAATGTTACCATGACGATGTTGCGGCGGACATATCCGCTGGTTACCTCTTCGATCTGATGCGTCAGGACATAGACAGCAGGCTCCGCCAGGATTGTTACCATACCAAGCACAAAGGCGGTTCCGATGATATAGAATCGGTTATCGAGGGAAGCCAGTGCGAATCCTGCGACTCTCCCCACTTCCATAAAGCCTCCGTTTACGCCGAGCATGAACAGGACCAGTCCGATAAATGTAAACACCAGGCCAAACAGAATTTTACGAAAGGCGGAAGTGTGCATCCGAAAGGATACTTTCTGCATGAAGACAAAAATAAGCAGAACCGGCACCAGGGCTAAGGCTATTTCTTTTGAAATCAGGGGCAGTTTCTCAAGAAAGATTGCATAGAACGGGCCACTGACAGAAGTCCCGATCTCCACTTCACCGGATGCCTCGCGCACCTGAAACAGCAGACTCATGACCATGACCCCCAAGATCGCACCGGTGGATGCTATCCCAACGAGTCCAAAGCTGTCTTTTTCGGATGCTTTGCTGTCTTTTTTCAGGCGTGAAACACCCAATGCCAGACCCAGCATGAACGGAACGGTGAGAGCTCCCGTGGTTGCACCGGAAGCATCAAAGGAAATGGCCAGAAATTCCGGTGACATGAACACGGCAAGAACAAAAATAATCCCATACACACC is a window from the Clostridiaceae bacterium HFYG-1003 genome containing:
- a CDS encoding P-II family nitrogen regulator; this encodes MLHDVPGLCTELMHIIVNDGEGERILKLARGHGVKGGTIALGRGTANSRILDFIGWGDVRKDIVYLVAEEDLANKILAEMDVHFQFHKPNHGIAFTTTVCEVVGSRNIACDSREGDELLDSAKYHVINVIVDKGKAEDVIAAAEQAGSKGGTVINARGAGVHEISRVFSMDIEPEKEVVLILSRVERTDQIVDHIRKELKIDEPGNGIIFLQTVNRAYGVPEGTEDSNVL
- a CDS encoding DUF1538 domain-containing protein, with protein sequence MSVIGAKLKEVLMSVAPIVGIVLLLNFTLVPLEGGVLMRFLVGAVLIILGLTIFLFGVDVGITPIGERLGSSLARSNKLWLLITGGLVLGFFISIAEPDLHILADQVDLVTSGTISKLSILIVVSVGIAVMLTSGLVRIVYNFPLYRLLTGVYGIIFVLAVFMSPEFLAISFDASGATTGALTVPFMLGLALGVSRLKKDSKASEKDSFGLVGIASTGAILGVMVMSLLFQVREASGEVEIGTSVSGPFYAIFLEKLPLISKEIALALVPVLLIFVFMQKVSFRMHTSAFRKILFGLVFTFIGLVLFMLGVNGGFMEVGRVAGFALASLDNRFYIIGTAFVLGMVTILAEPAVYVLTHQIEEVTSGYVRRNIVMVTLAIGVALAVALSIVRILIPQVQLWHYLLPGYVLSIILSYLSPKLFVGIAFDSGGVASGPMTATFILAFAQGAAQAVPGANVMVDGFGLIAMVAMTPIVALQILGIIFKIKSKKEAVNNAS